The genome window TACAAGCAACTGCTGATGATTTCGGGGATGGACCGCTATTATCAGGTGGTGCGATGTTTCCGCGACGAGGATTTGCGCGCCGATCGGCAACCCGAATTTACCCAGCTGGATATCGAAACATCGTTTCAGGATGAAAATCAGATCATGGGTCTGATGGAGCGCATGATACGCGAGCTGTTCGCCAATATCCTGCACGTCAAGCTGCCCGATCCGTTTCCACGCATGAACTACGCGGAAGCAATGCGGCGATTCGCTTCCGACAAGCCGGATTTGCGCATACCTTTGGAGCTGGTCGATATCGCCGATTTGCTGGCCGATGTCGAATTCAAGGTATTTGCCGGTCCGGCCAACGACCCTGATGGACGCATTGCCGCGCTTCGAGTTCCGGGCGGATGCGAGCTGTCGCGCAAGGAAATCGACGAACTGACGAATTTCGTTGCAATTTATGGCGCCAAGGGTTTAGCTTATATCAAAGTCAACGATCTGGATGCCGGGTTAACGGGTTTGCAGTCGCCGATACTCAAGTTTATTCCCGAACCGGCCATAACCGCGATACTGGCGCGTACCGGCGCCCACACCGGCGACCTCCTATTCTTCGGCGCCGATAAGTCAAGCGTGGTCAATGAGTCCCTGGGCGCGTTGCGCATCAAGCTCGGGCATGACAGAGGCCTGGTTCATGAGGGCTGGCAGCCGCTGTGGGTCACGGATTTTCCGATGTTCGAACGCGACGAAAAAAATAACCGCTGGAGCGCGCTGCATCATCCGTTTACCGCGCCGAATTGCAGCCAGGAAGAGCTGGTCGCTGCGCCCGGCAAGGCGCTGTCGCGCGCCTACGATATGGTGCTTAACGGCACGGAAATCGGCGGCGGTTCGATCCGCATTCACCGTACCGACATGCAAAGCGCGGTGTTCGAGTTGCTGGGTATTTCCGGCGAAGAAGCGCAACAGAAGTTCGGCTTCCTGTTGAATGCGTTAAAATACGGTTGTCCGCCGCACGGCGGGCTGGCGTTCGGTCTGGACCGGCTGGTAATGCTGATGGCCGGCGCAGCGTCAATTCGCGATGTGATGGCCTTTCCGAAAACGCAATCGGCGGCATGCCCGCTGGTGGATGCGCCGGCGCCGGTCACCGATGCGCAACTGCGCGAACTGGGCATACGCCTGCGTAAACCCCCGGTCGCCGAAACCGCTTCCTGACCTGAGTGAGTGCCATGACGCCACAAGTACTGCCTTTTGAAGATTTTGCGCTGCTGGACGATGCCGAGTGCGAAGCGATTATCCGTCAATCGCGCGAGCGGCTGGGAGCGCGTTGCGTGGTGCTGGGGCATCATTACCAGCGCGACGAAGTTTTCAAGCATGCCGATTTTACCGGGGATTCGCTGAAGCTATCGCGAATGGCCGCCGACTCGACCGCGCAGTACATCGTTTTCTGCGGCGTGCATTTCATGGCCGAAGTGGCGGACATCCTGTCGCGCCCGGAACAGATTGCGATACTTCCCGATCTCGCCGCCGGCTGCTCCATGGCGGACATGGCCAATCTTGCCGACGTGGACAGATGCTGGCGGGAATTGTCGCAGGTGCTCGGCGATGCCGACGCCAGGGTAACCCCGGTTACCTATATCAATTCCGCGGCGGATCTGAAAGCCTTCTGCGGCAGGCATGAGGGCACAGTCTGTACTTCGAGCAACGCGCAAAAAATTCTGGCATGGAGTTTTGCGCGCCGCGAAAAGGTTTTGTTTTTCCCTGATCAGCATCTGGGTAGAAATACCGGATATCGCATGGACATCCCGCTGGAGGACATGCCGGTATGGGATTACGGCCGGCCCAACGGCGGCTTGAGCGACGATGAAATTCGCCGCGCCAAAATCATTCTGTGGAAAGGCTATTGTTCCGTGCATCAGATGTTTCAGCCGCAACACATCGATCGATTCAAGGCCGAGCACCCTGAAACTCTGGTCATTGCGCATCCCGAGGCCAGTTTTGAAGTATGTCAAAAGGCTGATTACATCGGCTCCACCGAGTATATCCTCAATACGGTTCGCGCCGCGCCTCCGAACACGCGCTGGCTGGTTGCTACCGAGTTGAATCTGGTAAACCGGTTGCGCGAGGAAGTCCGGGCGCAGGGAAAAGACGTTCATTTCATGTCGCCGACGGTATGCATGTGTTCGACCATGTTCCGTACCGACCCGCAGCATTTGGCGTGGATACTGGCCAATCTCGCGCAAGGCGCGGTGGTCAACCGTATTCATGTGTCCGACAGCGATGCCGATGCCGCCAGATATGCGTTGAACAATATGCTGTCGCTGAATTGATCCGGACAAGAAAGCGTTAGCCAGACCCATGCTGATACAGATGGTTTCCGTCGGAAATCGTATGCCCGCCTGGGTAAGCGCCGGTTTTGAAGAATACGCGCGCAGATTGCCTAATGAGTGCGGTCTGAAATTACGCGAGATTGTTCCGGGACAGCGAACCCGTAACGCCGATGTCGCGCGTATTGTAGAGGATGAAGGTACGCGTATGCTGCAGGCAATACCGTTCGATCATCATGTGGTCGCGCTGGACTTGGGCGGAAAGGAATGGGATACCGCGCAGTTTTCCGGCGTGCTGTCGCGCTGGCTGCAGGATGGCCGGGACGTGTCCCTGCTGATCGGAGGCCCCGAAGGTCTTTCCTCTTCGTGCCGGCAAAGAGCAAAGGAATCGTGGCGTCTTTCGGCGCTGACTTTTCCTCATCCGATGGTCAGGGTCATCGTGGCCGAACAACTTTATCGGGCCTGGAGCCTGTTGCATAATCACCCCTATCACCGGCCATGAGCTTCCCACCCGTTCTAATCCTGGCGTCTACTTCGCCGCGCCGTAAAGCCTTGCTGGAGCAAATCGGCGTGCGTCATGTGGTATGCCCGGTTGCGATAGATGAAACCCCCTGTCCGAACGAAATCGCGAGCGTCTACGTGCAGCGCATGGCGGCCGATAAAGCCAAGGCGGCCCATATGCCGGAGCTGATGCACGTACCGGTATTGGCGGCGGATACTGCCGTGATTCTGAATGGTAATATCCTTGGCAAACCCCGCGATTACGATGAAGCCTGTACGATGCTGCAGGCGTTGTCCGGCTGCAAGCACCTGGTAATGACTGCTATAATGCTGCGTGCGCAAGATTGGCAGCGGCAGGCATTATCTTGTACGGAAATTACCTTCAACAGGCTGACTTCAAAAGAAATAGAGGCTTATTGCCGAACCGATGAGCCCTACGACAAGGCCGGCGGATACGGCATTCAGGGGATGGCTGCGGCGTTTGTGAGCTCTATTTCAGGCAGCTA of Candidatus Methylospira mobilis contains these proteins:
- the aspS gene encoding aspartate--tRNA ligase, producing MRSHMCGEINEQHLDQQIELCGWCHRRRDHGGVIFVDLRDRDGLVQVVFDPDQAEAFRLAETVRSEFVLRVVGKVRMRPAGTENAGLPTGAIEVFATEIEILNKAETPPFPVENDSEVNEETRLRYRYIDLRRPVMQQRMRLRRDVTRFLRNFLDDSGFYEIETPFLTKATPEGARDYLVPSRTHENSFFALPQSPQLYKQLLMISGMDRYYQVVRCFRDEDLRADRQPEFTQLDIETSFQDENQIMGLMERMIRELFANILHVKLPDPFPRMNYAEAMRRFASDKPDLRIPLELVDIADLLADVEFKVFAGPANDPDGRIAALRVPGGCELSRKEIDELTNFVAIYGAKGLAYIKVNDLDAGLTGLQSPILKFIPEPAITAILARTGAHTGDLLFFGADKSSVVNESLGALRIKLGHDRGLVHEGWQPLWVTDFPMFERDEKNNRWSALHHPFTAPNCSQEELVAAPGKALSRAYDMVLNGTEIGGGSIRIHRTDMQSAVFELLGISGEEAQQKFGFLLNALKYGCPPHGGLAFGLDRLVMLMAGAASIRDVMAFPKTQSAACPLVDAPAPVTDAQLRELGIRLRKPPVAETAS
- the rlmH gene encoding 23S rRNA (pseudouridine(1915)-N(3))-methyltransferase RlmH yields the protein MVSVGNRMPAWVSAGFEEYARRLPNECGLKLREIVPGQRTRNADVARIVEDEGTRMLQAIPFDHHVVALDLGGKEWDTAQFSGVLSRWLQDGRDVSLLIGGPEGLSSSCRQRAKESWRLSALTFPHPMVRVIVAEQLYRAWSLLHNHPYHRP
- the nadA gene encoding quinolinate synthase NadA → MTPQVLPFEDFALLDDAECEAIIRQSRERLGARCVVLGHHYQRDEVFKHADFTGDSLKLSRMAADSTAQYIVFCGVHFMAEVADILSRPEQIAILPDLAAGCSMADMANLADVDRCWRELSQVLGDADARVTPVTYINSAADLKAFCGRHEGTVCTSSNAQKILAWSFARREKVLFFPDQHLGRNTGYRMDIPLEDMPVWDYGRPNGGLSDDEIRRAKIILWKGYCSVHQMFQPQHIDRFKAEHPETLVIAHPEASFEVCQKADYIGSTEYILNTVRAAPPNTRWLVATELNLVNRLREEVRAQGKDVHFMSPTVCMCSTMFRTDPQHLAWILANLAQGAVVNRIHVSDSDADAARYALNNMLSLN
- a CDS encoding Maf family protein, coding for MSFPPVLILASTSPRRKALLEQIGVRHVVCPVAIDETPCPNEIASVYVQRMAADKAKAAHMPELMHVPVLAADTAVILNGNILGKPRDYDEACTMLQALSGCKHLVMTAIMLRAQDWQRQALSCTEITFNRLTSKEIEAYCRTDEPYDKAGGYGIQGMAAAFVSSISGSYSGVVGLPLFETAQLLTRAGVRWGLAT